From a single Silene latifolia isolate original U9 population chromosome 6, ASM4854445v1, whole genome shotgun sequence genomic region:
- the LOC141586014 gene encoding cytochrome P450 76T24-like translates to MDLDLIGWKLNAFITMEPYILSLILISIIFIIFLVIKICQKSTVSKLPPGPKAWPIIGNIHQLGDRPHCSVAELSKKYGPIMTLKLGTKTTIVISSPAVAKEMFIKHDLALSGRAFPDATRVSNHHKHSMVFLPVGQKWRDLRKIAVVQVFTNHRLNSSEGLRQEKVGELVDHVRHCCEKGQVVSLGKAVFTTTLNLLSNTFFSIDLGNHDSSSQQDFKVIVRHVLELVGKPNVSDFFPLVRHLDLQGVLRKTSVYYNKMAGVFNRIIEKRLSDGLAVKDDVLGTLLKLAEDNELSLEDVRHMLTDLFIAGTDTTSSTLEWAMTELLRNPEKMAKAQDELDQIIGKNTTAIQESDISKLPYIQAVVKETFRLHPPAPFLVPHKAEKDVQLCGFSIPKDAQIWVNVWSIGRDSSVWPNAISFLPERFMESEVDFKGRNFELIPFGAGRRVCPGIPLAHRMVHLMLATLLHSFNWKHAHGLRPEDINVEEKFGLTLLKAQPLQAIPLIR, encoded by the exons ATGGATCTCGATTTAATAGGTTGGAAACTTAATGCTTTTATAACAATGGAACCTTACATCTTATCTCTAATTCTTATCTCTATAATCTTCATCATCTTTTTAGTCATTAAAATTTGTCAAAAATCTACTGTATCCAAACTTCCACCGGGTCCTAAAGCATGGCCTATCATAGGCAACATACACCAGCTCGGCGACAGACCACATTGTTCTGTCGCTGAGCTATCAAAGAAGTATGGCCCCATAATGACTCTCAAGTTAGGGACTAAGACCACTATAGTAATATCATCCCCTGCAGTAGCAAAAGAAATGTTCATTAAGCACGACTTAGCACTTTCTGGTAGAGCATTCCCGGATGCAACTAGGGTATCGAACCATCATAAGCATTCCATGGTTTTTCTCCCAGTAGGACAGAAATGGCGTGACCTTAGAAAAATCGCGGTGGTTCAGGTATTCACTAACCATCGTCTGAATTCGAGTGAGGGTTTAAGGCAGGAGAAAGTAGGTGAGCTAGTTGATCATGTACGACATTGTTGTGAGAAAGGCCAGGTTGTCAGCCTAGGCAAGGCCGTCTTTACTACAACGTTGAATTTATTGTCCAACACATTTTTCTCAATTGATCTAGGTAACCATGATTCGTCGAGTCAGCAAGACTTTAAGGTCATTGTTCGGCATGTGTTAGAGTTAGTTGGGAAGCCGAATGTTTCAGATTTTTTCCCGTTGGTTAGGCACTTGGATTTGCAAGGAGTGTTGAGAAAGACTTCGGTTTATTATAATAAGATGGCCGGAGTTTTCAATAGGATTATTGAAAAAAGATTGAGTGACGGTCTTGCCGTAAAAGATGATGTTCTTGGTACTCTACTTAAGCTGGCTGAAGATAATGAGTTGAGCCTGGAAGATGTCAGACATATGCTCACG GATCTATTTATAGCCGGGACGGACACAACATCAAGCACATTAGAATGGGCAATGACAGAATTATTGCGCAACCCAGAAAAAATGGCAAAAGCTCAAGATGAACTAGACCAAATAATTGGCAAGAATACTACAGCAATTCAAGAATCTGACATCTCAAAGTTACCATATATTCAAGCAGTGGTAAAAGAAACATTCAGGTTACACCCACCAGCTCCATTCTTAGTACCTCATAAAGCCGAAAAGGATGTACAACTCTGCGGGTTCTCCATACCCAAGGATGCACAAATATGGGTCAACGTATGGTCCATAGGACGCGATTCAAGTGTATGGCCAAACGCTATTTCATTTTTGCCTGAAAGGTTTATGGAAAGTGAAGTCGATTTTAAGGGCAGAAATTTCGAGTTAATACCATTTGGAGCAGGAAGAAGAGTGTGTCCCGGCATACCACTGGCTCATAGGATGGTGCATCTAATGTTAGCAACTCTTCTTCATTCTTTCAATTGGAAACATGCTCATGGGTTACGTCCTGAAGATATAAATGTGGAGGAAAAGTTCGGACTAACTCTACTAAAAGCCCAGCCACTTCAAGCTATACCCCTTATAAGATGA
- the LOC141586983 gene encoding cytochrome P450 704C1 has product MDLFSAIFTIITIIILAIFVTISTLFIKIFSGKSIRNRHYPPVDGTVFHQLFYFNTLYDHQTETARKHATFRLLAPDQSEFYTCDVRNIEHILKTKFEKYAKGKYNIDILMDLFGEGIFAVDGNKWKQQRKLSSFEFSNRVLSDFSCVVFRKNAAKLVRIISGYSQGNLVFDIHDMMMRCTLDSIFKVGFGVELNCLEGSSKEGVEFMKAFDDANALVYWRYVDPSWKIKKALNIGSEASLKKNIKIVNGFVNEVITTKRKQLAQQQHSGAKEDILSRFLELSTVDPDQMTDKYLRDIILNFMIAGKDSTANTISWFIYMLCRNPLIQEKIVEEVREVISGSESVLNVDNLVDRVTDEALDKMHYLHAALTETLRLYPGVPVDGRSALEDDVLPDGNKVKKGDDVYYIAYAMGRMPYIWGDDAEEFRPERWLDCNGVFQPESPFKFIAFHAGPRICLGKDFAYRQMKIVSIALLQFFLFKLGDETRRVTYRTMLTLHIDGGLHVKALPRAQRIS; this is encoded by the exons ATGGATCTGTTTTCAGCCATTTTCACTATTATAACAATCATAATCTTAGCCATCTTCGTCACCATCTCAACTCTGTTTATAAAGATCTTTTCAGGAAAATCAATCCGAAATCGTCATTATCCTCCCGTTGACGGAACCGTCTTTCACCAACTATTCTACTTCAACACATTATACGACCACCAGACCGAAACTGCTCGAAAACATGCTACATTTCGACTTCTTGCGCCCGATCAAAGCGAATTCTATACATGTGATGTTAGAAATATAGAGCATATTTTGAAGACCAAGTTTGAGAAGTACGCGAAAGGGAAGTATAATATTGATATACTTATGGATTTGTTTGGAGAAGGGATTTTTGCTGTTGATGGTAATAAATGGAAACAACAGAGGAAGCTTTCGAGTTTCGAGTTTTCGAATAGGGTTTTAAGTGATTTCAGCTGTGTTGTTTTTCGTAAGAATGCTGCGAAATTGGTTCGGATTATTTCGGGATATTCACAGGGGAATCTTGTTTTTGACATCCAT GATATGATGATGAGATGTACTTTGGATTCGATATTCAAAGTTGGATTCGGAGTGGAGTTGAACTGTCTTGAAGGATCAAGCAAGGAAGGTGTTGAATTTATGAAGGCTTTTGATGATGCAAATGCATTGGTGTACTGGAGATATGTTGATCCATCTTGGAAGATTAAGAAAGCACTTAATATCGGTTCTGAAGCGTCTCTTAAGAAAAACATCAAAATCGTCAATGGATTTGTTAATGAAGTGATCACCACAAAGCGGAAACAATTAGCTCAGCAGCAACATTCT GGTGCGAAGGAAGATATACTGTCTAGATTTCTGGAACTCAGTACGGTAGATCCTGACCAGATGACGGATAAATATCTAAGGGACATTATACTGAATTTTATGATTGCAGGAAAAGATAGTACTGCAAATACAATCTCATGGTTTATTTACATGCTTTGTCGAAACCCATTGATTCAGGAAAAGATTGTTGAAGAAGTGAGGGAAGTCATATCAGGGTCCGAGTCTGTGCTTAATGTCGATAATCTGGTTGATCGAGTGACTGATGAAGCACTAGACAAGATGCATTATCTTCATGCAGCTCTTACTGAGACCTTGAGGCTATATCCTGGAGTTCCTGTG GATGGAAGGTCAGCACTAGAAGACGATGTACTGCCAGACGGTAACAAAGTGAAGAAAGGAGATGACGTATACTACATAGCCTATGCAATGGGTAGAATGCCTTACATCTGGGGAGATGATGCTGAGGAATTTCGCCCAGAGCGATGGCTTGACTGTAATGGAGTTTTCCAACCAGAATCACCTTTCAAATTCATAGCGTTTCAT GCCGGGCCGAGAATTTGTCTAGGAAAAGATTTTGCTTACAGGCAGATGAAGATAGTTTCAATTGCGCTTCTTCAGTTCTTTCTGTTCAAGTTAGGGGACGAGACGAGGAGGGTTACTTATAGGACTATGCTTACACTTCATATTGATGGGGGTCTCCATGTTAAAGCACTACCAAGAGCTCAAAGAATAAGCTAA
- the LOC141586013 gene encoding exportin-2 produces the protein MAITAERLKFLSDCFLNTLSPQAEPRRNAEASLMKNADEPNYGLAVLTLIRSPGVDQNVRQAAAVNFKNHLKARWAPYARRPEPNVVLPNPIPDEEKKQIKEHIVDLMLDSTHNVQAQLSEALVEIGKHDFPRQWTELLPTLNVKLEQALNGGGNYLAINGILGTANALFKKFRHGYGNDNLRLDLRYCLDNFAVPLLKLFSHTAMLIDSGGNSGATAANLKPLFESQRLCCRIFYSFNFQELPDLFEDNMDSFMNVFGKYLTTAFPALEQGGELALVDGLRAAISEILTLYVQRTEEAFEKYVVDFERAHRNLLVTVSATPGRDHLAITGIKFLEKVSEMAHHYKIAVDDASIEQICRSIVIPNVMLTEDDEELFEMNYVEFIRRDLEGSDIDTRRRAACELLKGIAIHYRDKVAPMVNVIVQTMLASCAENPAANWKYKDSAIYLVTSLNTVRANAPNVLTGYFDLQSFFALVVVPELQIQDVNSYPLLKAGTLKFLTVFRNQLPKSSVMPLFPEVVRFLGSESNVVHSYAAIFIEKLLLVKDEGGRARYIASDIGPFLLLLLQNLFNALKFPESEENQYIMKCIMRVFGVVDVPNDAAPHCMSSLASILNEVCKNPKNPVFNHYLFEAVAVLVRRVSERDSSVIPTFESSLFPSLQTILTTNVAEFFPYAFQLLAQLVELNRPPLPSHYMQFFDILLLPDLWTKSSDVPALVRLLQAFLRMAPNELNQGGKLDQVLNIYGNLLNSNKTVEQAFFVINTVIENLSLGVIGGKTERILISLLTRLQSSPNTKFIRCLIIFMSLFIVKHGLNNLVEIMDKIQLGIFLTILEKFWMPNLKQITGHTETKLTAVASTKLICEYPGLLNPSSASLWGKMLDSIVTLVTRPEEERVEEETEVPDFVEAGSYSASYVRLYNAGKKEEDPLKEIKDPKQFLLASLANLPGFSSGSFGPVISENVEPANQQALSQLYSTLSSS, from the coding sequence ATGGCTATCACTGCAGAAAGATTGAAGTTTTTGTCTGATTGTTTTCTTAACACCCTTTCTCCCCAAGCGGAGCCTCGTCGCAATGCTGAAGCCAGCCTTATGAAAAATGCTGATGAACCTAATTATGGGCTTGCTGTTCTCACTCTTATACGTTCACCGGGCGTTGATCAGAACGTCAGGCAAGCTGCTGCCGTGAATTTCAAAAATCATCTTAAAGCTCGTTGGGCGCCGTATGCTAGACGACCAGAGCCTAATGTTGTTTTACCGAACCCTATTCCCGACGAGGAGAAGAAGCAGATTAAGGAGCACATTGTTGATCTGATGCTGGATTCAACACATAATGTCCAAGCTCAGCTCAGCGAGGCTTTAGTTGAGATTGGGAAGCATGATTTTCCGAGACAATGGACTGAGTTGCTTCCTACGTTGAATGTTAAGCTTGAGCAGGCCCTCAACGGCGGCGGGAATTATTTAGCTATTAATGGAATTCTTGGCACCGCAAATGCTCTGTTTAAGAAGTTCCGGCATGGTTATGGTAATGATAATCTGCGACTTGATTTAAGGTACTGTTTGGATAATTTCGCTGTCCCGTTACTGAAGTTATTCTCCCATACTGCTATGCTGATTGATTCTGGCGGCAATTCTGGTGCTACTGCGGCAAACTTGAAACCTCTCTTTGAATCACAGAGACTTTGTTGTAGGATATTTTATTCTTTTAACTTTCAGGAGTTGCCTGACCTCTTTGAAGACAACATGGATTCATTTATGAATGTGTTCGGTAAATATCTCACGACTGCCTTCCCCGCTCTTGAACAAGGAGGGGAGTTGGCTCTTGTTGACGGTCTTCGTGCTGCTATTTCTGAAATCTTGACCCTCTATGTCCAAAGAACCGAGGAGGCTTTCGAGAAATATGTGGTTGACTTTGAGAGAGCACACCGAAACCTTCTTGTTACAGTTTCAGCAACCCCAGGACGTGATCATCTTGCTATAACAGGAATCAAGTTCTTGGAAAAGGTCAGTGAGATGGCTCACCACTACAAGATAGCTGTTGATGATGCTTCTATAGAACAGATATGTCGAAGCATTGTCATTCCAAATGTGATGTTGACGGAAGACGATGAAGAGCTCTTTGAGATGAATTATGTAGAATTCATCAGACGGGATCTTGAAGGGAGTGATATTGACACTAGGAGAAGGGCAGCCTGTGAACTTCTCAAGGGAATTGCCATCCACTATAGGGATAAGGTTGCTCCCATGGTCAATGTCATTGTACAGACCATGTTGGCCTCATGTGCTGAGAACCCAGCTGCAAATTGGAAGTACAAGGACTCTGCGATATATTTGGTTACATCTCTGAACACTGTCAGAGCGAATGCTCCTAATGTATTGACAGGTTATTTCGATCTTCAGTCATTCTTTGCATTGGTAGTAGTTCCTGAGTTGCAAATTCAAGATGTAAATTCATATCCGCTACTCAAAGCTGGTACCCTTAAGTTTCTAACAGTATTCAGAAACCAGCTCCCAAAGTCTAGTGTGATGCCCTTGTTTCCTGAAGTAGTCCGGTTTCTTGGTAGTGAGTCCAATGTGGTCCACTCTTATGCTGCTATCTTCATTGAGAAACTTCTTTTGGTCAAGGATGAAGGCGGTAGAGCCAGGTATATTGCATCTGATATTGGCCCATTTCTCTTGTTGTTATTGCAAAATCTTTTCAACGCTCTGAAGTTCCCAGAGTCTGAAGAAAATCAATATATTATGAAGTGTATCATGCGAGTTTTTGGTGTTGTGGATGTGCCTAACGATGCTGCTCCTCATTGCATGTCAAGTTTAGCTTCAATCCTCAATGAAGTGTGCAAAAACCCGAAAAACCCTGTATTTAATCATTATCTCTTTGAGGCAGTGGCTGTTCTTGTTAGGCGTGTCTCTGAGCGGGACTCCTCCGTCATACCAACTTTTGAATCTAGCCTTTTCCCAAGCCTCCAGACAATATTGACCACCAATGTTGCTGAGTTCTTCCCATATGCATTTCAGTTATTGGCACAGCTTGTTGAGCTTAACCGACCTCCTTTGCCATCTCATTACATGCAATTCTTTGACATTCTTTTGCTTCCTGATTTGTGGACCAAATCTTCTGATGTCCCAGCTCTTGTACGTCTGCTTCAGGCTTTCCTTCGGATGGCTCCCAATGAGCTTAACCAAGGGGGCAAGCTTGACCAGGTGCTTAATATATATGGCAACCTTCTTAATTCCAACAAAACAGTTGAACAGGCATTTTTTGTGATTAACACAGTTATTGAGAACCTTAGCTTGGGAGTCATTGGAGGAAAAACAGAACGCATTTTGATTTCTTTGTTAACTCGTCTCCAGAGTAGCCCGAATACAAAGTTCATCAGGTGCCTTATTATATTTATGTCTCTGTTTATAGTCAAACATGGTTTGAACAATCTTGTCGAAATCATGGACAAAATTCAGCTCGGCATATTCCTTACGATCTTGGAGAAATTCTGGATGCCTAATCTCAAGCAAATCACCGGTCATACCGAGACCAAGTTAACCGCAGTAGCTTCAACAAAACTTATTTGTGAATACCCTGGTCTTCTGAATCCTTCATCTGCTAGTCTCTGGGGTAAAATGTTGGATAGTATTGTAACTCTTGTTACTAGACCAGAAGAAGAAAGGGTAGAAGAGGAAACCGAGGTACCGGATTTTGTGGAAGCTGGTAGTTACTCTGCAAGTTATGTTCGTCTTTATAATGCTGGTAAAAAAGAAGAGGACCCCTTAAAAGAGATAAAAGACCCTAAGCAGTTCTTGTTAGCTTCCTTGGCTAACTTGCCTGGGTTTTCTTCTGGGAGTTTCGGACCTGTTATCAGCGAGAATGTTGAACCCGCCAATCAGCAAGCGCTATCTCAGCTTTACAGTACTCTGTCATCTTCCTAG